GAAGTCTTTTAAGGGTATTGTTCCGGTCGGTGGGGACACCGACCAGGGAAGTGGATGAGTTTGAGATATTGCCCTATTATATGGAAGTGTTTTAGGGATGTCATTCGGTCGGTGGGGACACTGACCAGGGAAGTGGATGAGTTTGAGATATTGCCCCATTATATGAAAGTGTTTTAGGGATGTCGTTCCGGTCGGTGGGGACACTGACCAGGTAAGTGGATGAGTTTGTGATATTGCCCCATTATATGAAAGTGTTTTAGGGATGTCGTTCCGGTCGGTGGGGACACCGACCAGGGAAAATCGATGAGTTAGTGATATTGCCCTATTATATGGAAGTGTTTTAGGGATGTTTTTCCGGTCGGTGAGGACACCGACCAGGGATCCTTCAATTCAGGCAGGCTCATCTGTACTTCTTACCTTTGCGGAAACAATCATTTTAATCTCCAGGCACCATGATCCGTCAATTATTTACAGCAGTAACAGTTTTTTTAAGCATATCCGTTTCCGCACAGGTAACCGATCACAAACCGGCCCAGTATAATATAAGCGGTACCCTTTGGCAGCAACAGAGTGGTGAATACAAGGCATTGTGTTACCAGGCATTCAACCTGGCCCGGTTGCGGCTGCAGGAGATCCTGGTGACCAATAAAGACAGCATGCCGCTGGCAGTTATCACGGATGTGGATGAGACAGTACTCGACAACAGCCCCAGCGCTGCACACGATATTTTAAACGGGCACACGTTTGCCGACAGTTCCTGGAACCCCTGGGTGGATCTGGCCAATGCCAAAGCAATGCCGGGTGCCGTGGAATTCTTTAACTATGCGGCACAGCATGGGGTGCAGGTCTTTTACATAACCAACCGCAGGGAAGCACAAAAAGCAGCTACCATGCGAAACCTGCAGCTGCAGGGATTTCCGCAGGTTGACAGTATGCACATGATGATGAAGGGTGCTGTCAGCGACAAGGAACCCCGCCGGCTGGAAGTGGCAAAACGATACAACGTGGTATTATTGCTGGGCGACAACCTGAATGATTTCGACGACCTGTTTTACGACAAAGCT
This sequence is a window from Chitinophagaceae bacterium. Protein-coding genes within it:
- a CDS encoding 5'-nucleotidase, lipoprotein e(P4) family, with protein sequence MIRQLFTAVTVFLSISVSAQVTDHKPAQYNISGTLWQQQSGEYKALCYQAFNLARLRLQEILVTNKDSMPLAVITDVDETVLDNSPSAAHDILNGHTFADSSWNPWVDLANAKAMPGAVEFFNYAAQHGVQVFYITNRREAQKAATMRNLQLQGFPQVDSMHMMMKGAVSDKEPRRLEVAKRYNVVLLLGDNLNDFDDLFYDKAAFERNANVDKVQSYFGSKYIMLPNATYGDWENALWHGQKLSAEEKDKVKWASLIGY